A genome region from Terriglobia bacterium includes the following:
- a CDS encoding helix-turn-helix domain-containing protein produces the protein MKQPVQKKGILVLHKMLDILETIRESRSGLALADLSRALGLPKLTAYRIVATLESRGHISRNAAGHYLVARKLYDLQPDVSEEQALLQAAQPVMAKLVDSRSYPGAGNLHAQAPFRCRGQGDQRPRGISRSHAPDCSRGGSTPDRPVCHEQVFP, from the coding sequence ATGAAACAGCCAGTACAGAAAAAAGGGATACTCGTTCTGCACAAAATGCTGGACATCCTGGAAACCATTCGCGAGAGCCGGTCCGGGCTTGCGCTAGCCGATTTGTCCCGCGCCTTGGGATTGCCGAAGCTTACGGCCTACCGCATTGTGGCAACGCTCGAGAGCCGCGGTCATATTTCGCGGAATGCGGCGGGGCACTATCTGGTCGCGAGGAAACTCTATGATCTCCAGCCGGACGTTTCAGAGGAACAGGCGCTTCTGCAGGCAGCGCAGCCGGTGATGGCAAAGCTGGTCGACTCGAGGAGCTATCCCGGTGCTGGTAACCTCCATGCTCAGGCGCCGTTTCGATGCCGAGGGCAAGGTGATCAACGGCCTCGAGGAATATCCCGAAGCCATGCGCCAGACTGCAGCCGAGGAGGGAGTACCCCTGATAGACCTGTCTGCCATGAGCAAGTCTTTCCATGA
- a CDS encoding alpha-glucosidase: MNHRCASVLVPALVMFGAGGAQERGSAPRQNMTQASLVLQSNGLTPDRQGSHNRSLRLDGIFYETAQGRVTLPGEFTEGKGGVTTRLWEAQSKMADGRIVTIAARPQGKDFAIRMSAQPDADILKWGLAVSASENEYYTGLMERVVDGRQEASWAPGLERAMDLRGQKVDMIVKPTTSVYAPFYLSSRGYACFIKGTWPGTFDFCAEDPQRVRIQFEGPAFELKIYTADNPGRLVAAHALDAGPPFLPPKWMYLPWRWRDEHSQLPQYYDGTPVTGPFNSQVMEDVLMMKAFGIPCGVYWVDRPWGPGRLGYDDFEIDPARLPNFPEMVRWLNGQQMQMLLWIAPFYQGKMETEALAKGYNLAGQPRQANNYPMVDLTNPAAKTYWQEGIGKLLKLGVAAFKLDRGEENIPESGPYRVFDGRSIRENRNAYPAMYVQAVYDIARKYRGNDFVLMPRGAYTGSSPFGVFWGGDIGGTQEGLRASIIAVQRASVMGYPNWGSDTCGYNQQLMEQEVCARWLAFSCFTPIMEVGPTRNLAFWNLPRTPSYDAELIAIWRLYARLHARMADYSYKQAQEAHRSGMPIIRPLFLADPRAPAAWNNWQSYLYGPDLLVAPVWEKAKRTRDVYLPSGNKWRDAWHADRTYSGGQTITVPAELHQIPLFVRSGSSLQLGDLNVEYKEALAVAQQKPDLGRLDAELKAWFEKQRR, translated from the coding sequence ATGAACCACCGATGCGCATCCGTTCTGGTGCCGGCACTGGTCATGTTTGGTGCCGGCGGTGCACAGGAGAGGGGATCAGCCCCACGACAAAACATGACCCAAGCCAGCCTGGTCCTGCAATCCAACGGCCTGACACCCGACCGGCAGGGCTCACACAACCGTTCGCTGCGATTGGACGGAATCTTCTATGAGACCGCCCAGGGGCGCGTGACCCTCCCGGGAGAATTTACGGAAGGCAAGGGCGGCGTCACGACCAGGCTTTGGGAGGCACAATCAAAAATGGCCGACGGCCGCATCGTGACGATTGCGGCCAGGCCGCAGGGGAAAGATTTTGCGATCCGGATGAGCGCACAGCCCGATGCGGATATCCTCAAATGGGGCCTCGCCGTTTCTGCCAGTGAGAATGAATATTACACCGGGCTGATGGAACGGGTCGTGGACGGCCGGCAGGAGGCTTCCTGGGCGCCGGGTTTAGAGAGGGCGATGGATTTGCGCGGCCAAAAGGTCGACATGATCGTCAAACCGACGACCTCCGTCTACGCGCCTTTCTACCTTTCCTCGAGAGGTTACGCCTGCTTTATCAAAGGGACCTGGCCCGGCACCTTTGATTTTTGCGCGGAAGACCCGCAGCGGGTAAGAATCCAATTTGAGGGTCCGGCCTTCGAACTCAAGATATACACCGCGGACAATCCGGGCAGGCTGGTGGCTGCGCATGCGTTGGACGCAGGCCCGCCCTTCCTCCCTCCCAAGTGGATGTACCTGCCATGGCGCTGGCGAGACGAGCATTCGCAGCTGCCGCAATATTATGACGGCACTCCTGTCACCGGCCCGTTCAACTCCCAGGTGATGGAGGATGTGCTGATGATGAAAGCCTTCGGGATTCCCTGCGGCGTCTATTGGGTGGATCGTCCCTGGGGACCCGGCCGCTTGGGATACGACGATTTTGAGATTGACCCGGCGCGCTTGCCGAATTTTCCTGAAATGGTCCGCTGGCTGAACGGACAGCAGATGCAGATGCTCCTGTGGATTGCCCCGTTCTACCAGGGAAAGATGGAAACAGAAGCCCTGGCTAAAGGCTACAATCTGGCCGGCCAGCCTCGGCAAGCCAACAACTATCCGATGGTGGATCTGACCAATCCTGCTGCCAAAACCTATTGGCAGGAGGGAATCGGCAAACTTCTTAAGTTGGGAGTGGCGGCATTCAAACTGGATCGAGGCGAAGAGAATATTCCCGAAAGCGGACCCTATAGAGTTTTTGACGGCCGCTCGATCCGTGAAAACCGCAATGCGTATCCTGCGATGTACGTTCAAGCGGTTTATGACATCGCCAGGAAATACCGCGGCAACGATTTCGTGCTGATGCCAAGAGGCGCCTATACCGGCAGTTCACCCTTTGGCGTGTTTTGGGGAGGCGACATCGGCGGCACGCAGGAAGGGTTGCGGGCTTCCATCATCGCGGTGCAGCGCGCATCCGTGATGGGATACCCGAATTGGGGCTCGGACACGTGTGGCTACAACCAGCAACTGATGGAACAGGAAGTCTGCGCGCGCTGGCTGGCATTCTCCTGCTTCACTCCGATCATGGAAGTCGGGCCGACCCGCAACCTGGCTTTCTGGAACCTGCCCCGCACACCCAGCTACGACGCCGAACTGATCGCCATCTGGCGGCTGTACGCGCGCCTGCACGCGCGCATGGCCGACTACAGTTACAAGCAGGCACAGGAGGCGCACCGCAGCGGCATGCCTATCATCCGGCCGCTGTTCCTCGCCGATCCGAGAGCGCCCGCCGCGTGGAACAACTGGCAGAGCTATCTGTACGGGCCGGATCTGCTGGTGGCACCGGTCTGGGAAAAAGCAAAGCGCACCCGGGACGTCTATCTCCCTTCCGGCAATAAATGGCGCGACGCCTGGCATGCCGACCGGACCTACTCGGGAGGCCAGACGATCACAGTTCCGGCGGAATTGCATCAGATTCCCCTGTTCGTTCGCTCGGGCTCCAGCCTCCAGCTCGGGGATCTGAATGTCGAATATAAGGAGGCGCTCGCCGTTGCTCAGCAAAAGCCCGATCTAGGGCGCCTCGATGCTGAGCTTAAAGCCTGGTTCGAGAAACAGCGAAGGTGA
- the ade gene encoding adenine deaminase, whose protein sequence is MELAQIIKLARGAEPAEILLTNARIVNVYTGETYPAEIALADGRIAGIGTGYTARQVMDLGGRYVCPGFIDAHVHIESAMVPPYEFARAVVARGTTTVIIDPHEIANVLGLEGIRYIFDAAKYNPLSVYVMMPSCVPATDMETAGAYLRWYDISHYLSDPWVLGLGEMMNFPGVVFGDEEVLNKLRGFEEGIRDGHAPGLTGRDLVSYVAAGIGSDHESTTVEEMREKLRLGMVIFIREATNAHNLLSLIPGLTVANGPRVCFCTDDRQPADLLNEGHIDFLIRTAIAQGVSPFMAIAMATLNTSNYFRLFDRGGIAPGKRADLVVFSDLQNIRAEMVFRGGRLAAQDGKVIPWERPLKAPVLRSSMNINWERVNLRIPAQGRRGRIIGVIPGQLITEHLLEDLPIDAGEVVCDPGHDVAKIAVIERHQATGNFGLGLVRGIGLQRGAIASTVAHDSHNIIVVGVDDASIMNAAHGVADMRGGMVAIEGERVLARLPLPIAGLMSDQPIEAVRDQMEDLILAAHQLGSPLRDPFTAMSFLALPVIPSLKITDKGLVDVGRFQIVSLFE, encoded by the coding sequence GTGGAACTTGCCCAGATCATCAAGCTTGCGCGCGGGGCCGAACCGGCCGAGATTCTGCTGACCAACGCGCGCATCGTGAATGTCTACACGGGTGAAACCTATCCCGCCGAGATCGCTCTGGCCGACGGCCGCATCGCAGGTATCGGCACCGGCTATACGGCCCGCCAGGTAATGGACTTGGGCGGCCGTTACGTTTGCCCGGGGTTCATCGACGCACACGTTCATATTGAAAGTGCCATGGTTCCGCCTTACGAATTCGCCCGCGCCGTAGTTGCGCGCGGTACCACGACCGTCATCATTGATCCGCACGAGATCGCCAACGTGCTGGGCTTGGAAGGCATCCGCTACATTTTCGACGCGGCTAAGTACAACCCGCTCTCCGTGTACGTGATGATGCCCTCGTGTGTGCCCGCGACCGACATGGAAACAGCGGGCGCCTACTTGAGGTGGTACGACATCTCGCACTATTTGAGCGACCCGTGGGTGCTGGGCCTGGGCGAGATGATGAACTTTCCCGGTGTGGTCTTCGGCGACGAGGAGGTGCTCAACAAATTGCGCGGATTCGAGGAAGGGATCCGCGACGGGCACGCCCCGGGATTGACGGGCCGGGACCTGGTGTCCTATGTCGCAGCAGGCATCGGATCCGATCACGAATCCACCACCGTCGAAGAGATGAGGGAAAAACTGCGCCTGGGCATGGTGATATTCATCCGTGAAGCCACCAACGCGCACAATCTCCTTTCCCTGATCCCCGGGCTGACCGTCGCCAACGGCCCGCGCGTGTGTTTCTGCACCGACGATCGCCAGCCCGCGGACCTCCTGAATGAGGGGCACATCGACTTCCTGATCCGCACCGCCATCGCCCAAGGAGTCTCTCCCTTCATGGCGATCGCGATGGCCACCCTCAATACGTCCAACTATTTTCGCCTGTTCGACCGGGGCGGCATAGCGCCCGGCAAACGCGCCGACCTGGTCGTGTTTTCAGATCTGCAGAATATCCGTGCAGAGATGGTCTTCCGGGGCGGACGGCTCGCTGCCCAGGATGGCAAGGTCATCCCATGGGAACGGCCGCTCAAGGCGCCGGTCCTGCGATCCTCCATGAACATAAATTGGGAACGGGTGAACTTGCGCATCCCGGCGCAAGGGCGCCGGGGACGAATCATCGGGGTGATCCCCGGGCAGTTGATCACGGAGCATCTTCTGGAAGACCTGCCCATCGACGCAGGGGAGGTTGTCTGCGACCCGGGTCATGACGTGGCGAAGATTGCGGTCATCGAACGCCACCAGGCCACGGGCAACTTCGGGCTCGGCTTGGTCAGAGGCATCGGCTTGCAGCGCGGCGCGATCGCCTCGACCGTCGCGCATGACAGCCACAACATCATCGTCGTGGGCGTGGACGATGCCTCCATCATGAATGCAGCACATGGCGTTGCGGACATGCGCGGCGGCATGGTCGCCATAGAAGGGGAGCGCGTGTTGGCCCGGCTTCCCCTTCCCATCGCCGGACTGATGAGCGATCAACCGATTGAAGCCGTGCGCGACCAGATGGAGGATCTTATTCTGGCTGCGCACCAACTGGGTTCCCCTCTTCGCGACCCGTTCACGGCGATGTCCTTTCTGGCATTGCCTGTCATCCCATCCCTCAAGATCACGGACAAGGGGCTGGTAGATGTCGGCCGGTTCCAGATCGTGTCACTATTCGAGTAG
- a CDS encoding DUF4982 domain-containing protein produces the protein MKLRLSTFLLGFLLTAVQSGGAQDPARPSYSPGGAHIVTLFDAGWRFFKGDAPGAEAAVFDDSEWRTLDVPHDWSIEGPFAAANPTGGAGGFLPAGIGWYRKHFTLPKEHAGRRVFVEFDGVMANSDVWINGVHLGKRPYGYVSFGYELTKDLVTGSGKTNVLAVRADNSGQPASRWYSGAGIYRHARLVATDPVHFIKWGTYITTPRIEAAQATVRVQGTVANQSEKSREVALQIMIVSSTGNSERTVKTKPRVIASGQTVDFQEELFISNPKLWELNRPDLYRAYLMIRSANTVLDDEMVPFGIRDARFVPETGFWLNGKNVKIKGVCLHHDGSAFGAAVPLRVWERRLEQLRTLGVNAIRTAHNPSAPEFLDLCDRMGFLVMDELFDCWTVAKNPFDYHLYFNDWSQADVRDTVLRDRNHPSIVLYSGGNEIHDTPNGELAKRILAGLVDVFHQADPSRPVTQGLFRPNVSHDYDNGLADLLDVVGTNYRDLELLAAYEAKPTRKIVGTEQRHDLPTWLAARDHVQHAGQFLWSGVDYLGESPNWPIIAAASGLLDRTGAIKAMAYERESWWSDKPVVHVVRRINPTQIAAVDPGFEPLVRRQSQFADWTPANTGPHEETVEAYSNCEEVELLLNGKSLGSKPRNADDSPRIWKVAWEPGTLKAIGRIGAVIVAEHELRTAGKPVKIMLAVDRTRLTPVWDDVAFVTATITDQNGVPAPAASDLVSFKITGPGFIAAVDSGDNSSVEPFQASARRAYQGRCYAMVKAGATRGKITLAASAAGLTGASISIEAASAPAPAKK, from the coding sequence ATGAAACTGAGATTATCTACCTTTCTTCTTGGATTCCTGCTGACCGCGGTTCAGAGCGGTGGCGCGCAGGACCCGGCTCGGCCGTCATACTCACCCGGGGGTGCGCACATCGTCACCTTGTTTGATGCCGGCTGGCGCTTTTTCAAGGGCGACGCTCCGGGCGCAGAGGCTGCCGTTTTTGATGATTCGGAGTGGCGAACACTGGACGTGCCTCATGACTGGAGCATCGAAGGACCATTCGCTGCTGCGAATCCGACGGGCGGTGCGGGCGGCTTTCTGCCCGCAGGCATCGGCTGGTACCGGAAGCACTTTACCTTGCCCAAGGAGCACGCAGGCCGCCGGGTGTTTGTCGAATTTGACGGCGTCATGGCCAACAGCGATGTATGGATCAATGGCGTGCATCTGGGAAAGCGCCCATACGGGTACGTCAGTTTCGGCTATGAACTGACCAAGGATCTTGTCACCGGCAGCGGCAAAACCAATGTTCTGGCCGTGCGAGCCGACAACTCAGGCCAGCCTGCATCCCGCTGGTACAGCGGAGCGGGTATCTATCGCCATGCGCGCCTGGTAGCCACGGATCCTGTTCACTTCATCAAATGGGGAACATACATCACGACGCCGCGCATCGAAGCGGCGCAGGCTACCGTTCGCGTGCAGGGCACGGTGGCGAATCAGTCTGAAAAATCCCGTGAAGTTGCACTGCAGATCATGATCGTTTCATCCACCGGTAATTCCGAGAGGACAGTCAAAACAAAGCCTCGAGTGATCGCCTCAGGCCAGACGGTTGATTTTCAGGAGGAACTGTTCATTTCAAATCCCAAACTCTGGGAGCTGAATCGTCCGGATCTTTATCGTGCCTACCTCATGATCAGGTCGGCGAACACCGTCCTTGATGATGAGATGGTGCCCTTTGGCATTCGAGATGCGCGCTTCGTGCCCGAAACCGGGTTTTGGCTGAATGGCAAAAATGTGAAAATCAAAGGTGTCTGCCTCCATCATGATGGCAGCGCGTTCGGCGCCGCTGTGCCGCTGCGCGTTTGGGAGCGCCGCCTGGAACAGTTGCGCACGCTGGGAGTCAATGCCATCCGCACGGCGCATAATCCATCGGCGCCGGAGTTCCTCGACTTGTGCGATCGCATGGGCTTTCTGGTCATGGACGAACTGTTCGATTGCTGGACAGTTGCCAAGAATCCGTTCGATTATCACCTGTACTTCAACGACTGGTCCCAAGCCGACGTCCGCGATACGGTGTTGCGTGATCGCAATCATCCGAGCATCGTTCTTTACAGTGGGGGGAACGAGATCCACGACACACCCAATGGCGAGCTGGCAAAACGAATACTGGCCGGCCTCGTTGATGTGTTCCACCAGGCCGATCCCTCGCGGCCGGTGACGCAAGGGCTTTTCCGCCCGAATGTGAGCCATGATTATGACAACGGTCTGGCGGATCTGTTGGACGTCGTCGGCACGAACTACCGCGACCTCGAACTGCTGGCTGCCTACGAAGCTAAACCCACTCGCAAGATTGTCGGCACCGAGCAAAGACATGACCTTCCGACATGGTTGGCGGCCCGTGATCACGTGCAGCATGCCGGCCAGTTTCTCTGGAGCGGCGTCGATTACCTTGGAGAATCTCCCAACTGGCCCATTATCGCGGCAGCATCCGGACTGCTCGACCGCACCGGTGCCATCAAGGCCATGGCCTATGAACGCGAGAGCTGGTGGAGCGACAAACCGGTTGTGCACGTCGTCCGCCGGATTAACCCGACGCAGATTGCCGCCGTGGATCCCGGATTCGAACCGCTCGTCCGCAGGCAATCACAGTTTGCGGATTGGACGCCGGCCAATACCGGCCCGCATGAAGAAACCGTGGAAGCCTACAGCAATTGCGAAGAAGTCGAATTGCTACTCAATGGCAAGTCGCTTGGCAGCAAACCGCGGAATGCCGATGACTCCCCGCGCATTTGGAAAGTAGCCTGGGAACCCGGCACGCTGAAAGCGATCGGCAGGATCGGCGCCGTCATCGTCGCAGAACACGAACTGCGTACTGCCGGGAAGCCCGTGAAGATCATGCTGGCCGTGGACCGGACCCGGCTCACGCCGGTCTGGGATGACGTCGCCTTTGTGACTGCGACGATCACTGATCAAAACGGCGTCCCGGCGCCCGCCGCCTCCGATCTGGTTTCGTTCAAGATCACAGGACCCGGCTTCATCGCGGCGGTGGACAGCGGCGACAATTCGAGCGTCGAACCCTTTCAGGCCTCGGCACGGCGAGCATACCAGGGTCGCTGTTATGCAATGGTCAAAGCGGGCGCCACACGGGGGAAAATTACTCTGGCCGCTTCGGCGGCTGGACTGACGGGAGCTTCGATTTCGATCGAAGCGGCCTCGGCGCCGGCACCAGCGAAAAAATGA